The Virgibacillus phasianinus genome includes a window with the following:
- the rffA gene encoding dTDP-4-amino-4,6-dideoxygalactose transaminase: MIPFNRPCVTGNEQRYIQKAIQTPKLSGNGPFGKRCTDWLENHLNCEKALLTPSCTAALEMTGLLIEATGGDEIIMPSYTFVSTANAFALRGASIRFVDVEPETMNIDPAAIERAITKHTKAIVVVHYAGVSCDMDAIMKIANRHHLWVIEDAAQALMSNYKGKPLGTIGHFGTISFHETKNYTCGEGGALLVNESDAIDRAEIIQEKGTNRSQFIKGMVDKYTWRDIGSSFLLSDLNAAYLYAQLQNADHINDDRLSTWNHYHQALQTLNESVSLPFIPEDCSHNAHMYYLKTDDENTRQQLIEYLKAHDIMAVSHYVPLHSSHAGEKYGRFIGEDLYTTRDSERLVRLPLYYGMEEEDINHVVTHLHSYFKK; this comes from the coding sequence ATGATTCCATTTAACCGACCATGTGTCACGGGAAATGAACAAAGATATATCCAAAAGGCGATTCAGACACCGAAATTATCTGGTAATGGCCCTTTTGGGAAGAGATGTACAGATTGGCTTGAAAATCACTTGAACTGTGAAAAAGCATTACTAACACCATCATGTACAGCAGCACTGGAGATGACTGGGCTGTTGATTGAGGCAACTGGAGGTGACGAGATTATTATGCCATCGTACACATTTGTTTCAACAGCAAATGCCTTTGCCCTCAGAGGTGCATCCATTCGTTTCGTTGATGTCGAGCCGGAAACCATGAATATTGACCCAGCAGCTATAGAACGCGCAATCACGAAGCATACGAAAGCGATTGTTGTTGTCCATTACGCCGGCGTATCCTGTGACATGGACGCCATCATGAAAATCGCTAATCGTCATCATTTATGGGTGATTGAAGATGCAGCCCAGGCACTTATGAGCAATTATAAAGGAAAGCCATTAGGAACAATCGGCCATTTTGGAACAATTAGTTTTCACGAAACCAAGAATTATACTTGCGGTGAAGGCGGGGCATTACTAGTTAATGAATCTGATGCCATTGACCGTGCTGAAATTATCCAGGAAAAAGGTACGAACCGCTCCCAGTTTATCAAGGGAATGGTTGATAAATATACATGGCGTGACATTGGATCGTCATTTTTATTAAGCGATCTAAACGCTGCCTATTTATACGCCCAATTACAAAACGCGGATCATATTAATGATGATCGATTAAGTACATGGAACCACTATCATCAGGCCTTGCAGACGTTAAACGAGTCAGTCTCACTTCCGTTTATCCCAGAAGATTGTTCACACAATGCGCATATGTACTATCTGAAAACGGATGATGAAAATACGCGTCAGCAACTAATCGAATATCTGAAAGCCCATGATATTATGGCTGTTTCCCATTATGTTCCATTACATTCTTCACACGCCGGGGAAAAATATGGTAGATTTATTGGTGAGGATCTCTATACAACAAGGGACAGCGAAAGACTCGTGCGGCTGCCGCTTTACTATGGAATGGAAGAAGAGGATATCAATCATGTGGTCACCCATCTACACAGCTATTTTAAAAAATAA
- a CDS encoding EamA family transporter translates to MGFAYIFATIIFTVYGQLILKWKIDQYGSLPEEWFDKAIFIFRLLLDPLILSGFLSAFVASLFWMAAMTKFNISFAYPFMSLSFVLVFLLSVFLFGEPVTSQKVIGLSLIVLGIIVTSQSI, encoded by the coding sequence ATGGGATTTGCATATATTTTTGCGACAATCATTTTTACCGTTTATGGGCAATTGATCCTAAAATGGAAAATTGATCAATATGGAAGTTTACCAGAGGAATGGTTCGACAAGGCGATTTTTATCTTCCGCCTGCTGCTTGACCCATTGATTTTGTCCGGCTTCCTCTCCGCATTCGTCGCCTCGCTCTTTTGGATGGCGGCCATGACAAAATTTAATATAAGTTTTGCGTATCCATTTATGAGTCTTTCTTTTGTACTCGTTTTTTTACTTTCTGTATTCTTGTTTGGCGAACCGGTTACCAGCCAAAAAGTAATCGGACTATCGCTGATTGTTTTAGGCATTATTGTTACAAGTCAATCGATATGA
- a CDS encoding GNAT family N-acetyltransferase produces the protein MSNYLQETPWDKRNFNMNTYELTASTESALEETVDKQGHFTLKVNPLDNPEMLLKYGFYYMDTLIEPVCKKDDLRLFVRDGTSISTEYDPSEIIQIADEAFMHGRFHRDFNIPNDQADKRYVNWVKDLMEAKKVFSLLYEDQIAGFYAFEEDKVLLMGMKEEFRSKGLAKSFVSQGCFEQIKFGHSQLRTSISAANVASLNLFQSLGFKLKNTVDVYHKINRSAKVGI, from the coding sequence ATGAGCAATTATTTACAAGAAACTCCTTGGGACAAACGAAACTTTAACATGAATACGTATGAACTGACCGCTTCCACTGAATCTGCTTTGGAAGAAACAGTGGATAAACAGGGGCACTTCACCTTAAAAGTGAATCCGCTTGATAACCCTGAAATGCTATTAAAATATGGATTTTATTACATGGATACCTTAATTGAACCTGTTTGCAAAAAGGATGACCTGCGCTTATTCGTACGTGATGGAACGTCTATATCAACTGAATATGACCCTTCAGAAATCATCCAAATCGCTGATGAGGCCTTTATGCATGGCCGCTTTCACCGCGATTTTAATATTCCGAATGACCAGGCTGATAAACGCTATGTCAATTGGGTAAAGGATCTGATGGAGGCAAAAAAGGTATTTTCCCTGCTTTATGAAGACCAGATAGCAGGCTTTTATGCGTTTGAGGAGGATAAAGTTCTATTGATGGGAATGAAAGAAGAATTCCGAAGTAAAGGATTAGCCAAATCCTTTGTCAGTCAAGGATGCTTTGAACAGATTAAGTTTGGTCATTCACAGCTAAGAACGTCTATTTCAGCGGCGAACGTGGCATCACTAAATCTATTTCAATCGCTGGGTTTTAAACTTAAAAACACTGTCGACGTTTACCATAAAATAAATCGATCCGCTAAAGTTGGAATATAG
- a CDS encoding glycosyltransferase, with product MVCSTMETSHPLISVVVPIYGCEVCLKELCNRVRTTIQAIPARYEIILVNDASPDHAWQTIKELNEGDPSIKGINLSRNFGQHHAITAGLDYTSGDWIVVMDCDLQDKPEEISTLYAKALEGYEVVFATRTFRQDNWFKRTSSRLFYKVYDYLADRTSDHTVANFSISSRKVIEGFRQMNEQNRFFPLFIKWMGFDAASVPVEHSKRKEGKSSYNIKKLITLGTDAIISQSNKPLRLSIQFGFLISLVSFIYGMYLMFRYFFLFQPVPGWTSVMVSIYFIGGLIFFNFGILGLYIGKVFNETKARPIYLIQEKTASFDEQDERR from the coding sequence ATGGTATGTAGCACAATGGAAACAAGTCATCCATTAATTTCAGTTGTTGTTCCCATTTACGGTTGTGAAGTTTGCTTAAAGGAGCTTTGCAACCGTGTGAGAACGACAATTCAAGCTATTCCAGCCCGATATGAAATTATTTTAGTTAACGATGCAAGTCCCGATCATGCATGGCAAACAATTAAAGAACTAAACGAAGGTGACCCAAGCATTAAGGGCATTAACCTTTCTCGTAACTTCGGTCAGCATCATGCTATTACAGCTGGACTCGATTATACGTCTGGAGACTGGATTGTTGTGATGGATTGCGACCTGCAGGATAAACCAGAGGAGATTTCAACGTTATATGCAAAAGCACTGGAAGGATATGAAGTTGTTTTTGCAACGAGGACCTTTCGCCAGGATAACTGGTTTAAGCGGACATCTTCCCGACTTTTTTATAAAGTGTATGATTATTTAGCTGACCGTACATCTGATCATACGGTAGCTAACTTCAGCATCAGCTCCAGAAAGGTGATTGAAGGATTCAGGCAAATGAATGAACAAAATCGATTCTTTCCATTATTTATTAAATGGATGGGATTTGATGCAGCAAGTGTTCCTGTTGAACATAGTAAACGCAAAGAGGGGAAGTCCTCCTATAATATTAAAAAACTGATTACGCTCGGAACGGACGCCATTATTTCCCAATCAAATAAACCGCTCCGCCTGTCTATCCAGTTTGGGTTCCTTATTTCACTTGTTTCATTTATTTATGGGATGTATTTAATGTTTCGTTATTTCTTCCTATTCCAACCCGTACCAGGATGGACTAGTGTAATGGTTTCTATTTATTTTATTGGCGGATTAATCTTTTTTAACTTTGGCATCCTTGGTTTATATATTGGAAAAGTATTTAATGAAACGAAGGCAAGGCCAATTTACCTGATTCAGGAAAAAACAGCGTCATTTGATGAGCAGGATGAACGGAGATGA
- the rfbB gene encoding dTDP-glucose 4,6-dehydratase, producing MNNHQSSLLVTGGAGFIGSNFIHHYLHKYPDSKLINLDKLTYAGSKNNLSEVQNLNNYQFIHGDIADEKLVNDLFSTYDIAGVIHFAAESHVDNSIEDAKAFITTNVQGTYTLLQAAKQAWEKNNQLAKRRFHQISTDEVYGSLGETGKFHEETPYNPRNPYSASKASANMLVKSFGYTYGMNVVISSSSNNYGPRQHAEKLIPTIIRKALSGQPIPIYGDGRNVRDWLYVEDHCRALDTIYHDGKTLETYNVGGGNEKTNIKLATEICEILDDLEPIIPTHISLKSYKDLITFTADRLGHDQRYAVDDTKLQETLGWKPTMTLSSGLRQTVEWYVAQWKQVIH from the coding sequence ATGAATAACCATCAATCAAGCCTCTTAGTAACTGGGGGTGCTGGTTTTATTGGATCGAACTTTATTCACCACTATCTGCATAAATATCCAGATTCAAAACTTATCAATTTAGATAAACTCACCTATGCAGGATCAAAAAATAATCTTTCAGAGGTGCAAAACCTGAATAACTATCAATTTATTCATGGTGATATAGCTGATGAGAAACTAGTAAATGACCTTTTTTCCACCTATGACATTGCTGGAGTTATTCACTTTGCAGCGGAATCGCATGTCGATAACTCGATTGAGGATGCGAAAGCATTTATAACAACGAATGTACAGGGCACTTATACACTACTTCAAGCAGCAAAACAGGCCTGGGAGAAGAATAATCAACTGGCCAAACGACGATTCCATCAAATTTCAACGGACGAAGTTTATGGATCATTAGGTGAAACTGGAAAGTTCCACGAGGAAACACCTTACAATCCACGTAATCCTTACAGTGCATCAAAGGCAAGTGCCAATATGCTGGTAAAAAGTTTTGGATATACGTACGGAATGAATGTCGTAATTTCCTCAAGTTCCAATAACTATGGTCCAAGACAGCATGCTGAAAAGCTGATCCCCACGATCATCCGAAAGGCTTTAAGCGGTCAGCCCATCCCCATTTATGGAGATGGCAGGAATGTAAGGGATTGGCTGTATGTCGAGGATCATTGCCGCGCTTTAGATACAATCTATCACGATGGGAAAACACTCGAAACCTATAATGTTGGCGGTGGGAACGAGAAAACAAATATAAAACTAGCAACAGAAATTTGTGAGATTCTTGATGATCTTGAACCAATCATACCGACACATATTTCCTTGAAGTCCTACAAAGACTTAATTACCTTTACCGCTGATCGTCTAGGACATGATCAGCGCTACGCTGTTGATGACACAAAGTTACAGGAAACACTGGGCTGGAAACCAACCATGACTTTATCATCAGGGCTTAGGCAAACCGTTGAATGGTATGTAGCACAATGGAAACAAGTCATCCATTAA
- the rfbA gene encoding glucose-1-phosphate thymidylyltransferase RfbA translates to MKGIILAGGTGSRLSPSTNSINKHLLAVYDKPMIYYPLSILMLGGIKEIMIITTAHDRSRFEELLGDGSTLGISLTYHEQVEPNGIPEALIIGEKFIGNDDVTLILGDNIFYGQGFTNILRSAIQSHDHATIFGYRVKDPRRFGVVEFDEQQKVVSLEEKPEDPKSDFAVTGLYIYDNQAVKMAKKLHLSARGELEITDVNKAYLTKDQLKVQLLGRGFAWMDAGTHESLYEASEFVRNIQQRQGFKLACLEEISFYMGYLSKEVLYKKGKSMEKNDYGQYLMEIAGRKHSQQYWDSIERNPVLGLVENE, encoded by the coding sequence ATGAAGGGAATTATACTTGCTGGCGGAACTGGTTCGAGGCTTTCACCAAGCACAAACAGCATTAATAAACATCTGTTGGCCGTCTACGATAAACCCATGATTTATTATCCACTATCCATATTGATGCTTGGCGGGATAAAGGAAATTATGATAATTACAACAGCGCATGACAGATCAAGATTTGAAGAATTACTGGGTGATGGCTCAACGTTAGGTATCTCACTTACGTACCATGAACAAGTGGAACCAAATGGTATTCCCGAAGCATTAATCATTGGCGAAAAGTTTATTGGCAATGATGATGTCACCCTAATTCTAGGCGATAACATATTCTATGGTCAGGGATTCACAAACATTTTACGTAGTGCTATACAAAGTCATGACCATGCTACTATTTTCGGTTACCGTGTGAAAGATCCAAGAAGATTCGGGGTCGTGGAATTTGATGAACAGCAAAAAGTTGTTTCATTAGAGGAAAAACCAGAGGATCCGAAATCAGATTTTGCTGTGACAGGTCTCTATATTTACGATAATCAGGCGGTCAAGATGGCCAAGAAACTCCATCTTTCTGCACGGGGAGAATTGGAAATTACCGATGTCAACAAAGCCTATTTGACCAAAGACCAACTGAAAGTTCAATTACTCGGTCGAGGATTTGCCTGGATGGATGCAGGAACACACGAGTCACTGTACGAGGCTTCGGAATTTGTCCGGAACATACAGCAACGCCAAGGATTCAAGCTTGCTTGTTTGGAAGAAATTTCCTTCTACATGGGGTATTTATCAAAAGAAGTTTTATATAAAAAAGGGAAATCAATGGAAAAGAATGATTATGGACAGTATCTAATGGAAATTGCTGGCCGGAAACATTCTCAGCAATACTGGGATTCCATTGAACGCAATCCCGTGTTAGGACTGGTCGAAAATGAATAA
- the queF gene encoding preQ(1) synthase, producing MKGRQDNDLTDLTLLGNQETTYQFDYTPEVLETFDNQHQNRDYFVKLNCPEFTTLCPKTGQPDFGTVYISYIPNIKMVESKSLKLYLFSFRNHGDFHEDSMNIIMNDLIELMEPRFIEVWGKFTPRGGISIDPYCNYGKPGTKFEQMADHRMMNHDLYPEKIDNR from the coding sequence ATGAAAGGCAGACAAGATAACGACTTAACAGATTTAACCCTGTTAGGAAACCAGGAAACTACCTATCAATTTGACTACACACCAGAAGTTTTAGAGACATTCGATAATCAACACCAGAACAGGGATTATTTTGTAAAGCTGAATTGTCCGGAATTTACCACATTATGCCCAAAGACAGGACAGCCGGATTTTGGTACGGTTTATATCAGCTACATACCAAATATTAAAATGGTTGAAAGTAAATCATTAAAGCTTTATTTATTTAGCTTCCGGAATCATGGTGATTTCCATGAAGACAGTATGAATATTATTATGAATGATTTAATCGAATTGATGGAGCCCCGCTTTATCGAAGTCTGGGGTAAATTTACACCACGCGGCGGTATTTCCATTGATCCTTATTGCAATTATGGAAAACCGGGAACTAAATTTGAACAAATGGCGGATCACCGGATGATGAATCACGATCTTTATCCAGAAAAGATTGATAACCGTTAA
- a CDS encoding alpha/beta hydrolase, whose product MGEDYQVMDEAKEFYFPGNKIGVLVIHGFTGSTQSMRFLGKQLADAKFTVYGPRLTGHGTAPEDMENASCQDWIETVEWGLEKLKETCSAIFVTGLSMGGTLTLYLAERHSEIKGIMPINAAVNLPEFAANYEKLSSEGIRFMDAIGSDIKKEGVEELAYPKTPVKSIKEIVSLTDIVRNDLQKINTPALIFSSVEDHVVPPQNAKEIYESISSKERAIVSMENSYHVATLDHDKELIAEKCIAFINKIES is encoded by the coding sequence ATGGGTGAAGACTATCAAGTTATGGATGAAGCGAAGGAGTTTTATTTTCCTGGAAACAAAATTGGGGTCTTGGTAATTCATGGCTTTACCGGCAGCACGCAAAGTATGCGGTTTCTGGGAAAGCAGTTGGCAGATGCCAAGTTTACCGTTTATGGGCCACGGCTGACTGGTCATGGGACTGCACCTGAAGATATGGAAAATGCCAGTTGCCAGGATTGGATAGAAACGGTTGAGTGGGGATTGGAAAAGCTGAAAGAAACTTGTTCAGCAATATTTGTTACTGGACTATCAATGGGGGGAACGTTAACCCTATACTTAGCTGAAAGGCATTCGGAAATCAAAGGAATTATGCCGATAAATGCAGCTGTAAACTTACCAGAGTTCGCCGCCAATTATGAAAAACTATCATCTGAAGGTATTAGATTTATGGACGCAATTGGATCAGACATCAAAAAAGAAGGTGTTGAGGAACTTGCTTATCCAAAAACACCGGTGAAATCAATCAAAGAGATAGTGAGCCTGACTGATATTGTGCGAAATGATTTACAAAAAATAAACACGCCAGCATTGATTTTTTCTTCAGTGGAAGATCATGTGGTGCCACCGCAAAATGCAAAAGAAATCTATGAATCAATATCTTCAAAAGAACGTGCGATAGTTTCCATGGAAAACAGTTATCATGTGGCAACACTGGATCATGATAAAGAATTGATTGCCGAGAAGTGTATTGCGTTTATTAATAAGATAGAAAGTTGA
- a CDS encoding YjiH family protein: MENTQKDFHLNETGKRHNGGNLVKFFVFSFIGVFTFFIPITINGTSSIPLDHIVTFIQTSMPSLVPYYALIIIILGAIYPFYNKSWNKDSINMVLSFFKIIGVVVAVMLVFDIGPKWLFAPNMGPFLFDKLVIPVGVLVPIGAVFLALLVGYGLLEFIGVLLQPVMRPIWKTPGRSAIDAVASFVGSYSIGLLITNKVFKEGKYTIKEATIIATGFSTVSATFMIVVAKTLGLMEIWNIYFWVTLIVTFLVTAITVRIWPLNKVSDDYYNGKGTPERIIKKDRIRTAWNEAMTASDNSLSLPKNILVNLKDGLIMTMAILPSILSVGLLGLVLAEFTPVFDIIGYIFYPFTWILHIPEPLLAAKASAIEIAEMFLPALLVVDAPLVTKFVIATLSVSAVIFFSALVPCILSTDIPISIPKLLIVWIERTILTLVIVTPIAYLLL, translated from the coding sequence ATGGAGAATACGCAAAAGGATTTTCATTTAAATGAGACAGGGAAACGCCACAATGGCGGAAACCTGGTTAAGTTTTTTGTGTTCAGTTTTATCGGTGTGTTTACGTTTTTTATACCGATAACTATTAATGGAACATCATCAATACCACTTGACCATATCGTGACCTTTATCCAAACATCCATGCCTTCATTAGTACCATATTATGCCTTAATCATTATTATTCTCGGTGCTATTTATCCTTTCTACAATAAATCGTGGAACAAGGATAGCATTAACATGGTGTTATCATTTTTTAAAATAATCGGTGTAGTTGTTGCAGTAATGCTGGTGTTTGATATTGGACCTAAATGGCTATTTGCACCAAACATGGGACCGTTCCTTTTCGACAAACTCGTAATTCCCGTCGGTGTTCTGGTGCCGATTGGTGCTGTGTTTCTAGCCTTATTAGTAGGCTATGGGCTGCTTGAGTTCATTGGTGTTTTACTGCAACCGGTAATGCGGCCAATATGGAAAACGCCAGGACGTTCCGCGATTGACGCAGTAGCATCGTTTGTTGGAAGTTACTCTATCGGTCTGCTAATCACAAATAAAGTATTTAAAGAAGGAAAATATACGATAAAAGAGGCAACCATTATTGCCACCGGATTTTCTACAGTCTCTGCAACATTCATGATTGTGGTAGCAAAAACATTAGGTCTGATGGAGATATGGAATATTTATTTCTGGGTGACACTAATCGTGACATTTCTTGTAACCGCTATCACAGTGAGGATATGGCCGTTAAATAAAGTTAGCGATGATTATTATAATGGAAAGGGAACGCCAGAACGAATTATCAAAAAGGATCGAATAAGAACCGCCTGGAATGAAGCGATGACTGCTTCAGATAATTCCCTTTCATTGCCCAAGAATATTTTAGTGAATCTGAAAGATGGGCTGATTATGACAATGGCTATATTACCATCCATTTTATCAGTTGGCTTGCTTGGATTAGTGTTAGCGGAATTCACTCCAGTTTTTGATATTATCGGCTACATTTTTTATCCGTTCACATGGATCCTGCACATACCAGAACCATTGTTAGCTGCCAAAGCCAGTGCAATAGAAATTGCAGAAATGTTTTTGCCTGCGCTATTGGTTGTTGATGCTCCACTAGTCACGAAATTTGTAATCGCAACTTTGTCTGTTTCAGCCGTTATATTCTTTTCAGCTTTAGTACCATGTATTCTTTCAACTGACATACCAATCAGCATTCCTAAATTATTGATAGTTTGGATTGAACGTACAATCTTAACATTAGTTATCGTGACACCGATAGCATATTTATTGTTATAG
- a CDS encoding ABC transporter permease — MLLKLSFASMRKMFKDYLVLLFGLTISISIFYMFETLAQNEVFVESNAIIGSIMFIFHVGSFLLAAITVFYIFYATSFMLSMRQKEMGMYMTLGAKKHKVTQLMFFETFFIGIISLIVGLVIGVGLAQGIASLLMAQLDFSADGFQPFYMSSIITTVIFYVALFLLTSIVNAVKIARKSVLDLMHAGHKQDGLKAKGSWTIVGVLFSIILIGIGYYAMTNMGELAQFGVIIAAISITAGTYLLFISLLPYFMKKVKRIRTLNEKGINSFTLGQLRFRINNLTKVLATVSMLVALGLGAMTAGLSFYNNVELQAGMFHANDVAIHQPIDRDMKLVRAMDTEEENTYHYKVDDDSVYFLKKDLVDHPPLVKQFNTQAMELPEAERVSAELPEAKYVYGDTKSIPDIPDPWVTALTTELRAGYQMFGDRNIYILDLAGYQQLQMEEKKVLNVRVEDFTDALPKIKELEERQLELSAASDKVNMQGSGSKLADYLVFKDFASGTIFMGFFLGIAFLMMMASVLMFKLLSGATADIHRYSMLRKIGVRKSLLTKSIYRELFLVFLFPALVGLVHVIVGMQMFSFILVEPYTKIWLPISIFLVIYGIYYWLTVQMYKRIVLPKEM; from the coding sequence ATGTTACTAAAATTATCGTTTGCAAGTATGCGAAAAATGTTTAAAGATTATTTAGTCCTGCTATTTGGACTTACCATTTCCATTTCTATTTTTTATATGTTTGAAACACTGGCACAGAATGAAGTATTCGTTGAATCCAATGCCATTATTGGCTCCATCATGTTTATTTTTCATGTCGGATCTTTTCTGCTAGCAGCAATTACCGTGTTTTATATTTTCTATGCGACATCCTTTATGCTTTCCATGCGTCAAAAGGAAATGGGCATGTACATGACGCTTGGTGCCAAGAAACATAAAGTCACCCAATTAATGTTTTTTGAAACATTTTTTATCGGGATTATCTCATTGATTGTAGGTTTGGTTATCGGCGTTGGTTTAGCGCAGGGTATTGCGTCCCTATTGATGGCACAACTTGATTTTTCAGCGGATGGATTCCAGCCTTTTTACATGTCATCGATTATTACCACGGTTATCTTTTATGTGGCCTTATTCCTGCTGACATCAATTGTAAATGCTGTAAAGATTGCGAGAAAATCTGTTTTGGATCTTATGCACGCCGGGCACAAACAGGATGGTCTGAAAGCTAAAGGCAGCTGGACGATTGTTGGTGTGTTATTTTCAATTATTCTGATTGGAATTGGCTATTACGCGATGACCAATATGGGGGAATTAGCACAATTTGGTGTGATAATCGCGGCGATTTCAATCACAGCAGGCACCTACTTATTGTTCATTTCATTGTTACCGTATTTTATGAAAAAGGTAAAACGGATCCGTACCCTTAATGAAAAGGGAATTAATTCATTTACATTGGGACAATTGCGTTTTCGAATCAATAACCTGACCAAGGTGCTGGCTACCGTCTCCATGCTTGTCGCTCTCGGACTCGGCGCGATGACTGCTGGTCTATCGTTTTACAATAATGTTGAATTGCAAGCTGGCATGTTTCATGCAAATGATGTTGCCATTCACCAACCAATCGACCGGGATATGAAACTAGTACGTGCGATGGATACAGAGGAAGAAAATACGTACCATTATAAAGTAGATGATGACAGCGTTTATTTCTTGAAAAAAGACTTGGTGGACCATCCGCCACTCGTTAAACAATTTAATACACAGGCAATGGAACTGCCAGAAGCAGAACGTGTTTCAGCTGAGCTGCCGGAAGCAAAATATGTCTATGGCGATACGAAGAGTATCCCTGACATCCCTGATCCATGGGTAACCGCATTAACAACCGAATTACGTGCGGGATATCAAATGTTTGGCGATCGAAATATTTACATTCTGGATTTAGCTGGCTATCAACAATTGCAAATGGAAGAGAAAAAAGTATTAAATGTGCGGGTTGAGGATTTTACGGATGCACTTCCAAAAATAAAAGAACTGGAAGAACGGCAACTAGAACTGTCTGCAGCATCTGATAAAGTGAATATGCAGGGTTCCGGCAGTAAATTAGCCGATTATCTTGTTTTTAAAGACTTCGCAAGCGGCACGATTTTCATGGGCTTTTTCCTTGGAATTGCCTTTCTGATGATGATGGCCAGTGTGCTGATGTTCAAACTGTTATCGGGAGCAACTGCTGATATTCACCGTTACAGCATGCTTAGAAAAATCGGAGTACGAAAATCATTGCTCACGAAATCCATTTACCGGGAATTATTTTTGGTATTCTTATTCCCAGCATTGGTTGGACTCGTCCACGTAATAGTCGGCATGCAAATGTTTTCGTTTATTTTGGTTGAACCATACACCAAGATCTGGCTGCCAATCAGTATTTTTCTTGTCATTTATGGAATTTACTACTGGCTGACGGTTCAAATGTACAAACGAATCGTTTTGCCGAAAGAAATGTAA
- a CDS encoding ABC transporter ATP-binding protein encodes MSNTVVNVKNVHKTFGKKNENQFQALRGVSFDIQAGEFVGIMGPSGAGKTTLLNVVSTLDQPTDGTIEIAGTDITTMKAGQLADFRSSELGFIFQDFNLLENLTIYENIALPLSLQGVSSKKIKPDVIKVAEKLGIQAILEKYPVTVSGGQKQRAAAARALVHEPAIILADEPTGALDSKNAKDLMKAMVHLNTNHDVSIMMVTHDPLSASYCERILFIQDGSLYKEISRTRNRNEFHQEILHVLADFASPGEID; translated from the coding sequence ATGAGTAATACAGTTGTTAACGTTAAAAACGTTCATAAAACGTTTGGCAAAAAAAATGAAAATCAGTTTCAGGCATTAAGAGGCGTTTCATTTGATATACAAGCTGGTGAGTTTGTCGGAATTATGGGTCCATCCGGTGCCGGGAAAACAACCCTGTTAAATGTTGTATCCACATTGGATCAACCGACTGATGGCACGATTGAAATAGCTGGAACGGATATCACAACAATGAAGGCAGGACAATTAGCCGACTTCCGTTCATCGGAATTAGGTTTTATTTTTCAGGACTTTAACCTGCTTGAAAATCTGACCATCTATGAAAACATTGCACTGCCCCTGTCACTTCAGGGTGTATCGTCAAAAAAAATTAAACCAGACGTGATAAAGGTTGCTGAGAAATTAGGAATTCAAGCAATTTTGGAAAAATATCCGGTCACGGTTTCGGGCGGCCAAAAGCAGCGTGCTGCAGCCGCGCGGGCATTGGTACACGAGCCGGCAATAATTTTAGCGGATGAGCCAACAGGGGCACTTGATTCAAAAAACGCCAAAGACTTAATGAAGGCAATGGTACATCTAAATACCAATCATGACGTCTCGATTATGATGGTTACCCATGATCCACTAAGCGCAAGTTACTGTGAGCGCATTTTATTTATTCAGGATGGATCCTTATATAAAGAGATTAGTCGCACTAGAAACAGAAATGAATTTCACCAGGAGATTCTTCATGTTCTCGCTGATTTTGCTTCACCAGGCGAGATTGATTAA